A DNA window from Camelina sativa cultivar DH55 chromosome 13, Cs, whole genome shotgun sequence contains the following coding sequences:
- the LOC104737647 gene encoding GRF1-interacting factor 3-like isoform X2, translating into MQQSPQMIPMVLPSFPPTNITTEQIQKYLDENKKLIMAILENQNLSKLAECAQYQALLQKNLMYLAAIADAQPQPPPAAVPTPGAMTPQAMLPHSSAMQPPPSYFIQQHQLAMGMGMPQHIPPGIVPPRGPLQFGNPHQLQDPQQQLHQQAMQGHMGIRPMGLNNNNGLQHQMHQPETTTLGPNNSGPNNASGGGKQDVSQSAADEQGGSAARHGSGDAKIEGK; encoded by the exons ATGCAGCAATCTCCACAGATGATTCCGATGGTTCTTCCTTCATTTCCTCCTACTAACATCACTACCGAACAGATCCAAAag TATCTTGATGAGAACAAGAAGCTTATAATGGCGATTTTGGAAAATCAGAACCTCAGTAAACTTGCAGAATGTGCTCA GTATCAAGCTCTTCTCCAAAAGAATTTGATGTATCTCGCTGCAATCGCGGATGCCCAACCTCAGCCGCCACCAGCAGCTGTACCAACACCAGGAGCCATGACTCCCCAAGCA ATGCTTCCTCATTCGTCAGCAATGCAGCCACCACCAAGCTACTTTATACAGCAACATCAACTAGCTATGGGAATGGGAATGCCTCAACACATACCTCCAGGGATTGTCCCTCCAAGAGGTCCATTGCAATTTGGTAACCCTCATCAACTTCAAGATCCGCAGCAACAGTTACATCAACAAGCTATGCAAGGGCACATGGGGATTAGACCAATGGGTTTGAATAATAACAACGGACTGCAACATCAAATGCACCAACCGGAAACTACTACTCTTGGCCCAAACAatt CGGGTCCGAACAATGCTAGCGGTGGAGGTAAACAGGATGTGAGCCAGAGTGCAGCTGATGAGCAAGGTGGTTCAGCTGCTAGACATGGCAGTGGTGATGCAAAAATTGAAGGAAAATGA
- the LOC104737649 gene encoding uncharacterized protein LOC104737649 isoform X4 — protein MGLLLQDVKKRISDVVEDKKEAVAVTTAIQEEIFLEMGIEPGFGIGCLGKLNSASENDKELMIGFYKFLASLVGRRWHVKKLS, from the exons ATGGGTTTATTGTTGCAAGATGTGAAGAAACGAATCTCCGATGTTGTGGAGGATAAAAAG GAAGCTGTAGCGGTAACAACTGCAATTCAAGAGGAGATATTCTTGGAGATGGGAATTG AACCGGGATTTGGTATTGGGTGCTTGGGAAAGCTGAACTCTGCATCTGAAAATGATAAAGAGTTGATGATTGGTTTCTACAAGTTCCTCGCTAG CTTAGTAGGGAGGAGATGGCATGTGAAGAAGCTGAGCTAG
- the LOC104737652 gene encoding pectinesterase inhibitor-like: MIKCLLLTILVISPISICAKKDLMINECHNTQVPSICMQCLESDPTSVQANPVGIAGIILQCLDAHLHIIINNITDLSSKKDEGEVKTALEVCKKDLSMNVATNLSEAKRSLKTGDYDKVNHLIELALGFPLQCLFKLKLVKFMSPQLSSQINIYGQLSDAAMRIIDRF; the protein is encoded by the exons ATGATCAAGTGTCTCCTGTTAACAATTCTGGTGATCTCTCCAATTTCGATATGCGCCAAGAAGGACCTGATGATAAATGAATGCCACAATACACAAGTCCCATCCATATGTATGCAATGTCTCGAATCCGACCCAACATCCGTTCAAGCCAACCCTGTTGGCATCGCTGGCATCATCCTACAATGTCTTGACGCTCACCTCCATATCATCATCAA CAACATAACGGATTTATCCTCGAAGAAAGACGAAGGTGAAGTGAAAACAGCTCTAGAGGTTTGCAAAAAGGACTTGTCGATGAATGTAGCTACAAACTTGTCGGAAGCCAAAAGAAGTCTAAAAACCGGTGATTACGATAAAGTAAACCATTTGATAGAGCTTGCACTTGGCTTTCCTCTTCAATGTCTGTTCAAACTCAAACTTGTCAAGTTCATGTCTCCCCAACTAAGTAGTCAAATCAATATATATGGCCAACTCTCTGATGCTGCTATGCGGATCATTGATCGCTTCTAA
- the LOC104737648 gene encoding uncharacterized protein LOC104737648 — protein MSRATYIVGALAGSAVVAYVCDKVISDDKLFGGSTPGTITNKEWWAATEEKFQAWPRTAGPPVVMNPISRQNFIVKSRPE, from the exons ATGTCAAGAGCTACTTACATTGTCGGTGCACTTGCGGGATCTGCAGTAGTAGCTTACGTGTGTGACAAAGTTATCTCTGATGATAAGCTTTTTGGAG GGTCTACCCCGGGAACTATTACTAACAAGGAATGGTGGGCTGCTACTGAGGAGAAATTCCAAGCATGGCCAAGAACCGCTGGTCCTCCCGTCGTGATGAACCCTATCAGTCGCCAGAATTTCATCGTCAAGTCACGTCCTGAATAA
- the LOC104737645 gene encoding heterogeneous nuclear ribonucleoprotein R-like: protein MIRYRLQEPQSMSDARDNDDRVDFEEGSYSEMEDEVEEEQVEEYEEEEEEDEDDDNAGNQNVEEHEEEDYGDTKGGDREDDQEEIAEDDDNHIDIETADDDDDEKPASPIDDEEKEKYSQLLSLPPHGSEVFIGGLPRDVGEEDLRDLCEEMGEIFEVRLMKDRDSGDSKGYAFVAFKTKDVAQKAIEELHSKEFKGKTIRCSLSETKNRLFIGNIPKXDPTNSTRNRGFAFVLYYNNACADHSRQKMIDSNFKLEGNAPTVTWADPKSSPEHSAAAAQVKALYVKNIPENTSTEQLKELFQRHGEVTKIVTPPGKGGKRDFGFVHYAERSSALKAVKDTERYEINGHPLEVVLAKPQAERKHDPSSYSYGAAPNPAPFVHPTFGGFAAPPYGAMGAGLGIAGSFSQPMIYGRGAMPTGMQMVPMLLPDGRVGYVLQQPGMQMAAPPQRPRRVDRNNGSSGGSGRDNSHDHDGNRGGRRYRPY from the exons ATGATCAGATATCGTTTGCAAGAGCCTCAATCAATGTCAGACGCTAGAGATAATGATGACCGTGTGGATTTCGAGGAGGGTAGCTACAGTGAGATGGAGGATGAAGTGGAGGAGGAACAAGTAGAAGAgtatgaagaggaggaagaagaagacgaggatgaTGATAACGCTGGCAATCAGAATGTCGAAGAACATGAGGAGGAGGATTATGGTGATACAAAAGGAGGGGATAGGGAAGATGACCAGGAGGAAATagctgaagatgatgacaaCCATATTGATATTGAGacagctgatgatgatgatgatgagaaaccAGCTTCTcctattgatgatgaagaaaaggaaaagtatTCCCAGCTTCTTTCACTTCCTCCTCATGGTTCTGAAGTTTTTATTGGCGGGCTCCCAAGGGATGTTGGAGAAGAGGACCTGAGGGACCTTTGTGAAGAAATGGGCGAGATCTTTGAG GTGAGACTGATGAAAGATAGGGATTCTGGTGATAGCAAAGGTTATGCTTTTGTGGCCTTCAAAACGAAAGATGTTGCACAAAAGGCCATTGAGGAGCTGCACAGTAAAGAGTTTAAG GGAAAAACTATTAGATGCTCCCTTTCCGAAACCAAGAATAGGTTGTTTATTGGTAACATACCAAAGANT GACCCAACCAATTCCACTCGTAACCGTGGTTTTGCATTTGTTTTATACTACAACAATGCATGTGCTGATCATTCAAGGCAGAAAATGATAGATTCTAATTTTAAGCTTGAGGGTAACGCTCCAACTGTGACTTGGGCAGACCCAAAAAGCTCTCCTGAGcattctgctgctgctgctcag GTGAAAGCCCTTTATGTCAAGAATATTCCAGAGAATACCTCAACTGAGCAACTAAAGGAACTCTTTCAGAGGCATGGAGAAGTGACGAAAATCGTTACGCCTCCTGGAAAGGGTGGAAAACGTGATTTTGGGTTTGTCCACTATGCTGAAAGATCTAGTGCATTGAAGGCTGTCAAAGATACCGAGAGATATGAAATCAATG GTCACCCGCTAGAAGTTGTGCTTGCTAAACCCCAGGCTGAAAGGAAGCATGACCCTTCTTCCTATTCTTATGGTGCTGCACCTAATCCTGCCCCCTTTGTGCATCCCACATTTGGTGGTTTTGCTGCGCCTCCTTATGGTGCTATGGGTGCCGGTTTGGGTATTGCTGGTAGTTTTAGTCAG CCAATGATCTATGGTAGAGGAGCAATGCCAACAGGAATGCAAATGGTTCCAATGCTTCTTCCGGATGGCCGAGTTGGCTATGTTCT GCAACAGCCTGGTATGCAGATGGCGGCACCACCACAACGACCCAGAAGAGTTGACCGGAATAACGGCTCGAGCGGAGGGTCAGGCCGAGATAACAGTCATGACCATGATGGTAACCGAGGAGGCCGAAGGTACCGACCCTACTAG
- the LOC104737649 gene encoding uncharacterized protein LOC104737649 isoform X1: MGLLLQDVKKRISDVVEDKKEAVAVTTAIQEEIFLEMGIEPGFGIGCLGKLNSASENDKELMIGFYKFLASREEMACEEAELGPDGFEQKMRAQQLLLCCKNRNCFFANSSVPW; the protein is encoded by the exons ATGGGTTTATTGTTGCAAGATGTGAAGAAACGAATCTCCGATGTTGTGGAGGATAAAAAG GAAGCTGTAGCGGTAACAACTGCAATTCAAGAGGAGATATTCTTGGAGATGGGAATTG AACCGGGATTTGGTATTGGGTGCTTGGGAAAGCTGAACTCTGCATCTGAAAATGATAAAGAGTTGATGATTGGTTTCTACAAGTTCCTCGCTAG TAGGGAGGAGATGGCATGTGAAGAAGCTGAGCTAGGACCAGATGGATTTGAACAGAAAATGAGAGCACAACAACTGTTGTTGTGTTGCAAGAACAG GAACTGTTTTTTTGCAAATTCCTCGGTGCCTTGGTGA
- the LOC104737647 gene encoding GRF1-interacting factor 3-like isoform X1 has protein sequence MQQSPQMIPTVLPSFPPTNITTEQIQKYLDENKKLIMAILENQNLSKLAECAQYQALLQKNLMYLAAIADAQPQPPPAAVPTPGAMTPQAMLPHSSAMQPPPSYFIQQHQLAMGMGMPQHIPPGIVPPRGPLQFGNPHQLQDPQQQLHQQAMQGHMGIRPMGLNNNNGLQHQMHQPETTTLGPNNSGPNNASGGGKQDVSQSAADEQGGSAARHGSGDAKIEGK, from the exons atgCAGCAATCTCCACAGATGATTCCGACGGTTCTTCCTTCATTTCCTCCTACTAACATCACTACCGAACAGATCCAAAag TATCTTGATGAGAACAAGAAGCTTATAATGGCGATTTTGGAAAATCAGAACCTCAGTAAACTTGCAGAATGTGCTCA GTATCAAGCTCTTCTCCAAAAGAATTTGATGTATCTCGCTGCAATCGCGGATGCCCAACCTCAGCCGCCACCAGCAGCTGTACCAACACCAGGAGCCATGACTCCCCAAGCA ATGCTTCCTCATTCGTCAGCAATGCAGCCACCACCAAGCTACTTTATACAGCAACATCAACTAGCTATGGGAATGGGAATGCCTCAACACATACCTCCAGGGATTGTCCCTCCAAGAGGTCCATTGCAATTTGGTAACCCTCATCAACTTCAAGATCCGCAGCAACAGTTACATCAACAAGCTATGCAAGGGCACATGGGGATTAGACCAATGGGTTTGAATAATAACAACGGACTGCAACATCAAATGCACCAACCGGAAACTACTACTCTTGGCCCAAACAatt CGGGTCCGAACAATGCTAGCGGTGGAGGTAAACAGGATGTGAGCCAGAGTGCAGCTGATGAGCAAGGTGGTTCAGCTGCTAGACATGGCAGTGGTGATGCAAAAATTGAAGGAAAATGA
- the LOC104737646 gene encoding probable protein S-acyltransferase 12 — translation MNLFRFCSGLKVLGYFMILLVFALVAVSYYAVVVTTWWPILIRGDHGALSALAILIIFVFHFLLIMLLWSYFATVFTDPGSVPEHFRREMGGGDSLEAGTSTDQGAFGSLGYCTKCRNVKPPRCHHCSVCQRCVLKMDHHCVWIVNCVGARNYKFFLLFLFYTFFETLLDVIVLLPSFIEFFSQAVKHSSSPGKLASLVLAFDSIPLMQFLTLRSFSAFFVS, via the exons ATGAACCTTTTCCGGTTCTGCTCCGGTCTGAAAGTTCTCGGCTATTTCATGATTCTTCTCGTCTTCGCACTTGTTGCTGTATCTTACTACGCCGTCGTCGTTACCACATGGTGGCCGATCTTGATCCGCGGCGACCATGGAGCTCTCTCTGCCCTCGCAATCTTAATCATCTTTGTTTTCCATTTCCTG CTGATAATGTTGTTGTGGAGCTACTTCGCAACAGTTTTTACAGACCCAGGTTCTGTTCCTGAGCATTTCAGAAGAGAGATGGGAGGTGGTGACAGTTTGGAGGCTGGTACTTCAACAGACCAAGGAGCTTTTGGCTCTTTAGGTTACTGTACCAAATGCCGTAATGTTAAGCCGCCTCGTTGCCATCATTGTTCTGTGT GTCAAAGATGTGTGCTCAAGATGGATCATCACTGTGTTTGGATTGTCAATTGTGTTGGAGCGCGCAATTACAagtttttccttctctttctg TTCTATACTTTCTTTGAGACATTGTTGGATGTTATAGTCTTGCTTCCTAGTTTTATCGAATTCTTCAGCCAGGCTGTTAAGCATTCCTCTTCTCCTGGTAAACTAGCCTCCCTCGTTCTGGCATTTG ATTCTATCCCCTTGATGCAGTTCTTAACTTTGCGTTCGTTCTCAGCCTTCTTTGTTTCGTAG
- the LOC104738533 gene encoding glutamic acid-rich protein-like, which yields MIRYRLQEPQSMSDARDNDDRVDFEEGSYSEMEDEVEEEQVEEYEEEEEEDEDDDNAGNQNVEEHEEEDYGDTKGGDREDDQEEIAEDDDNHIDIETADDDDDEKPASPIDDEVKEKYSQLLSLPPHGSEVFIGGLPRDVGEEDLRDLCEEMGEIFEVRLMKDRDSVIT from the exons ATGATCAGATATCGTTTGCAAGAGCCTCAATCAATGTCAGACGCTAGAGATAATGATGACCGTGTGGATTTCGAGGAGGGTAGCTACAGTGAGATGGAGGATGAAGTGGAGGAGGAACAAGTAGAAGAgtatgaagaggaggaagaagaagacgaggatgaTGATAACGCTGGCAATCAGAATGTCGAAGAACATGAGGAGGAGGATTATGGTGATACAAAAGGAGGGGATAGGGAAGATGACCAGGAGGAAATagctgaagatgatgacaaCCATATTGATATCGAGacagctgatgatgatgatgatgagaaaccAGCTTCTCCTATTGATGATGAAGTAAAGGAAAAGTATTCCCAACTTCTTTCACTTCCTCCTCATGGTTCTGAAGTTTTTATTGGCGGGCTCCCAAGGGATGTTGGAGAAGAGGACCTGAGGGACCTTTGTGAAGAAATGGGCGAGATCTTTGAG GTGAGACTGATGAAAGATAGGGATTCTG TGATTACCTGA
- the LOC104737651 gene encoding transcription factor bHLH14-like, with product MQYNNLTFSPSLSSSMLSITQQTQAVVSSSSTDLLQQKLRFLVEKSPDQWAYIIFWQKIIDDQSDQSYLVWVDGHFCGNKNNKTQENHTTKSIECELMMDCGDIELFYATSFYGDDGSRRKEISDESLVWLTGLDELRFSNYERAKEASFHGVHTFVSAPIHNGIIELGSSDSIKQNWNFINRVTSMFGSGQTLELTDQTGSYPKPEESDYSEIGNQQITSEKIRRTKLETTGVATAKENHPSPGFSHVEAERQRREKLNHRFYALRAVVPNVSGMDKASLLSDAVSYIQSLKTRINDLESEIKNLKTILTAETDHNYNSSNRSPSFVDKVNQKPSKSNLEVQVKVVGDEAVVRVQTENVNHPTCALMTTLMEMDCRVQHANASRLGQIMVQDVVVLVPDRLRSEDSIGTTLVRNLAKITKLNFAINETR from the exons atgCAAT ataataatCTTACTTTCTCtccatctttgtcttcttctatgCTATCTATTACGCAACAAACTCAAGCCGTAGTGTCCTCGTCTTCGACGGATCTACTTCAGCAAAAACTCCGGTTTCTCGTGGAAAAATCGCCGGACCAATGGGCTTACATCATATTTTGGCAAAAGATAATTGATGATCAATCGGACCAGTCTTACTTGGTTTGGGTTGACGGCCATTTCTGtggaaacaagaacaacaaaacccaagaaaat CATACAACTAAGAGCATCGAGTGTGAGCTTATGATGGATTGTGGAGATATTGAATTGTTCTATGCCACATCTTTTTACGGTGACGATGGGTCGCGGAGAAAGGAAATTTCCGACGAATCTTTGGTTTGGCTAACCGGTCTCGACGAGCTCCGGTTTAGTAACTACGAGAGGGCTAAAGAAGCTAGTTTTCACGGGGTACACACATTCGTCTCCGCACCCATACACAATGGCATTATCGAACTTGGTTCGTCTGATTCCATTAAACAAAACTGGAACTTCATCAACCGGGTCACGTCAATGTTCGGGTCCGGTCAAACCCTAGAACTCACTGACCAAACCGGTTCTTATCCTAAACCTGAAGAATCAGATTACTCAGAAATTGGAAATCAGCAAATCACATCGGAAAAAATACGGAGGACGAAACTTGAGACGACGGGCGTAGCTACGGCGAAAGAGAACCATCCTTCGCCGGGGTTTTCCCACGTGGAGGCGGAGAGGCAGCGGAGAGAGAAGCTAAACCACCGGTTTTACGCTCTACGTGCCGTCGTACCAAACGTATCAGGAATGGACAAAGCGTCGCTCTTATCCGACGCCGTTTCGTACATCCAAAGTCTTAAAACCAGAATCAATGATCTCGAAAGTGAGATCAAGAATTTGAAGACGATATTGACCGCGGAGACAGATCATAACTACAACAGCAGCAACAGGTCTCCGTCTTTCGTAGACAAGGTCAACCAAAAACCTTCGAAGTCAAACTTGGAAGTGCAAGTGAAGGTCGTCGGAGACGAAGCCGTGGTTAGGGTTCAGACGGAGAATGTGAACCATCCTACGTGTGCATTAATGACTACGTTAATGGAAATGGATTGTCGTGTGCAACACGCGAACGCATCGCGCTTGGGGCAGATTATGGTTCAAGACGTTGTTGTTTTGGTTCCGGACAGATTACGATCGGAAGATAGTATAGGGACCACACTTGTCCGAAACCTAGCTAAGATCACTAAGCTAAATTTCGCCATTAATGAAACTCGATAA
- the LOC104737649 gene encoding uncharacterized protein LOC104737649 isoform X2 — protein sequence MGLLLQDVKKRISDVVEDKKEAVAVTTAIQEEIFLEMGIEPGFGIGCLGKLNSASENDKELMIGFYKFLAREEMACEEAELGPDGFEQKMRAQQLLLCCKNRNCFFANSSVPW from the exons ATGGGTTTATTGTTGCAAGATGTGAAGAAACGAATCTCCGATGTTGTGGAGGATAAAAAG GAAGCTGTAGCGGTAACAACTGCAATTCAAGAGGAGATATTCTTGGAGATGGGAATTG AACCGGGATTTGGTATTGGGTGCTTGGGAAAGCTGAACTCTGCATCTGAAAATGATAAAGAGTTGATGATTGGTTTCTACAAGTTCCTCGCTAG GGAGGAGATGGCATGTGAAGAAGCTGAGCTAGGACCAGATGGATTTGAACAGAAAATGAGAGCACAACAACTGTTGTTGTGTTGCAAGAACAG GAACTGTTTTTTTGCAAATTCCTCGGTGCCTTGGTGA
- the LOC109128409 gene encoding probable protein S-acyltransferase 12 → MDDACLVPLQLIMLLWSYFATVFTDPGSVPEHFRREMGGGDSLEAGTSTDQGAFGSLGYCTKCRNVKPPRCHHCSVCQRCVLKMDHHCVWIVNCVGARNYKFFLLFLFYTFFETLLDVIVLLPSFIEFFSQAVKHSSSPGKLASLVLAFVLNFAFVLSLLCFVVMHLSLLSSNTTSVEVHEKNGEVRWKYDLGKKKNFEQVFGKKKAFWLLPLYSKDDLDNITSLQGLEFPTRSDIDP, encoded by the exons ATGG ATGATGCTTGCTTGGTTCCTTTGCAGCTGATAATGTTGTTGTGGAGCTACTTCGCAACAGTTTTTACAGACCCAGGTTCTGTTCCTGAGCATTTCAGAAGAGAGATGGGAGGTGGTGACAGTTTGGAGGCTGGTACTTCAACAGACCAAGGAGCTTTTGGCTCTTTAGGTTACTGTACCAAATGCCGTAATGTTAAGCCGCCTCGTTGCCATCATTGTTCTGTGT GTCAAAGATGTGTGCTCAAGATGGATCATCACTGTGTTTGGATTGTCAATTGTGTTGGAGCGCGCAATTACAagtttttccttctctttctg TTCTATACTTTCTTTGAGACATTGTTGGATGTTATAGTCTTGCTTCCTAGTTTTATCGAATTCTTCAGCCAGGCTGTTAAGCATTCCTCTTCTCCTGGTAAACTAGCCTCCCTCGTTCTGGCATTTG TTCTTAACTTTGCGTTCGTTCTCAGCCTTCTTTGTTTCGTAGTTATGCATCTTTCTCTTCTATCATCCAACACTACTTCAGTTGAG gttcatGAGAAAAATGGAGAAGTTAGATGGAAATATGACttgggaaagaagaaaaacttcgaGCAG GTTTTTGGGAAGAAGAAGGCCTTTTGGCTCCTCCCATTGTACTCTAAAGACGATCTTGATAACATAACTTCCCTTCAAGGCCTTGAGTTTCCAACTCGTTCGGACATCGACCCTTGA
- the LOC104737649 gene encoding uncharacterized protein LOC104737649 isoform X3, with protein MGLLLQDVKKRISDVVEDKKEAVAVTTAIQEEIFLEMGIEPGFGIGCLGKLNSASENDKELMIGFYKFLASREEMACEEAELGPDGFEQKMRAQQLLLCCKNRYI; from the exons ATGGGTTTATTGTTGCAAGATGTGAAGAAACGAATCTCCGATGTTGTGGAGGATAAAAAG GAAGCTGTAGCGGTAACAACTGCAATTCAAGAGGAGATATTCTTGGAGATGGGAATTG AACCGGGATTTGGTATTGGGTGCTTGGGAAAGCTGAACTCTGCATCTGAAAATGATAAAGAGTTGATGATTGGTTTCTACAAGTTCCTCGCTAG TAGGGAGGAGATGGCATGTGAAGAAGCTGAGCTAGGACCAGATGGATTTGAACAGAAAATGAGAGCACAACAACTGTTGTTGTGTTGCAAGAACAGGTATATTTGA
- the LOC104737653 gene encoding auxin-responsive protein SAUR32-like, whose product MGNGDRAMSHWSFHIPLLHNHHHHHHEHDHERIPKGCLAVKVGQGEEQERFVIPVLYFNHPLFGQLLKEAEEEFGFAQKGTITIPCHVEEFRYVRELIDRENTKFLGHNLFDHHHQHHHNHLIRCFRV is encoded by the coding sequence atGGGTAACGGAGACAGAGCCATGAGCCACTGGAGCTTCCACATCCCACTTCtccataatcatcatcatcatcatcatgagcATGACCATGAAAGGATACCAAAAGGGTGTTTGGCAGTGAAGGTAGGACAAGGAGAAGAGCAAGAGAGATTTGTGATTCCCGTTTTGTACTTTAATCATCCTTTGTTTGGACAACTCTTGAAGGAAGctgaagaagagtttggttttGCGCAAAAAGGAACAATCACGATCCCTTGTCACGTTGAGGAGTTTAGGTACGTTCGAGAATTGATCGATCGAGAAAACACTAAATTTCTCGGTCATAATCTCTTTGATCATCACCACCAACATCATCACAACCATCTCATCCGTTGTTTTAgagtttga